From the Sulfuriferula nivalis genome, the window GCATCCCATCAAGTAGTGGTTTAGCAGCAGCTGGATTCAACGGATCCAACTCAGCAGGCACATCAATATCTTTAGGCATAGTCGGAGCAACACCACCACGGACACGGTAGCTGCGTAACTGGAATACATAAGCCAGAATTTCGGCCACTGCGGTATAGAGCGCTTGTGGAATCTCCTCACCCAAATCAGTGTGTTGATACAAAGCACGCGCTAAAGGCGGCGCTTCTAATGTAGGAATATTATTCGCAGCTGCGATTTCACGAATTTTGGCTGCAACTTCATCTGCGCCTTTCGCCACCACAATAGGTGCACTAGATCCACCATCGACATAACGTAATGCCACTGCATAGTGCGTAGGGTTAGTGACGACCACGTCAGCCGTAGGAACTTCAGACATCATCCGGCGACGCGCCATTTCACGCTGTTGCTGACGTATTTTTGCTTTAACTTGCGGATTACCATCAGCTTCTTTGGCCTCTTGACGCACTTCTTCACGCGTCATTTTCAGCTTTTCAGCATAGTGGTACATTTGATAAGGTGCATCTATCGCCACAATCAGACCCAGTGCTGAAGTCATGGAAATAAAGGCGTACCACAACAACTGTCCAACGTGAGCTGTACTTGCCTGCACCGATTCATTGCCTAAAGCCATCACAGCTTCTTTTTCATGCAGCATGACCATCCATGCGACAACACCGACCAGTGTTGCTTTGGCAACGGCTTTCACCAATTCCACCAAGGCATGAGTGGACACCATATTGCTCAAACCCTTGATTGGGTTCATTCGTCCAAAATTAGGAACAAGTGCTTTATTGCTGAACAACCAGCCGCCTATTAGTGCAGGTGATAATAAAGCCACTAGAATTAGTAAACCAGCCAATGGTGCAAAAGCGACCAACAACTTCATCAGATTTGCGCCAATTTGGGTATAAATCAGGTTCATATCAAACACCTGATCACGCGTAAATGACATGCCAGAAACCAGCATGGCTTTCAGTTCGCTCACCAAATTACCACCGCTCATCCACAATCCTGTGCCAGCAGCCATTAAGCCAGTAAAAGTAGCCAGTTCTCGCGAACGCGGTACATCGCCATCTTCCCGCGCTTTTTCAAGTCGCTGGGCCGTGGCCTGTTCCGTTTTCTCTAGATCGCTATCTTCAGCCATCGCCTATTGCTCCTGAACACCCATCTCACTTTAAGACGGATTACACAGTTTCAATTATTGACGAGA encodes:
- the flhB gene encoding flagellar biosynthesis protein FlhB, which produces MAEDSDLEKTEQATAQRLEKAREDGDVPRSRELATFTGLMAAGTGLWMSGGNLVSELKAMLVSGMSFTRDQVFDMNLIYTQIGANLMKLLVAFAPLAGLLILVALLSPALIGGWLFSNKALVPNFGRMNPIKGLSNMVSTHALVELVKAVAKATLVGVVAWMVMLHEKEAVMALGNESVQASTAHVGQLLWYAFISMTSALGLIVAIDAPYQMYHYAEKLKMTREEVRQEAKEADGNPQVKAKIRQQQREMARRRMMSEVPTADVVVTNPTHYAVALRYVDGGSSAPIVVAKGADEVAAKIREIAAANNIPTLEAPPLARALYQHTDLGEEIPQALYTAVAEILAYVFQLRSYRVRGGVAPTMPKDIDVPAELDPLNPAAAKPLLDGMPL